Proteins encoded together in one Bacteroides zoogleoformans window:
- a CDS encoding tetratricopeptide repeat protein translates to MKTLTLLFSLFILSSPLSLSAQSASGLLRKVSEALSAGRDDYAVSLFRQAADADAGQTEMFYWTGVDKNSAVVSRLANELATHYKEERNYDKAYLFYKELLQRHPEDVSALVSCAEMELMRGKEKEALRLYEKVLLLDGDNLQANIYLGNYYYLQAEKDRKKLDDDYRKLSSPTRMQYARYRNGLSDLVINNYAKAKAYLQRVLQLFPSTEAGNTLKKIRKIEAEAR, encoded by the coding sequence ATGAAAACCTTGACTTTACTATTCTCTTTGTTTATTCTTTCTTCTCCGTTGTCTCTCTCCGCGCAGTCGGCAAGTGGCTTGTTGCGGAAAGTTTCCGAAGCCCTTTCCGCCGGTAGAGACGACTATGCCGTGAGTTTATTCCGCCAAGCGGCAGATGCCGATGCGGGTCAGACAGAAATGTTCTATTGGACAGGTGTGGACAAGAACAGTGCGGTCGTTTCCCGTTTGGCCAATGAGTTGGCCACGCATTACAAAGAAGAACGTAACTACGATAAGGCCTACCTTTTCTATAAGGAATTATTGCAGCGTCATCCGGAAGATGTGTCCGCATTGGTATCTTGTGCCGAGATGGAATTGATGCGCGGCAAGGAGAAGGAGGCCTTGCGTCTCTATGAGAAAGTGTTGCTGTTGGATGGTGATAATCTGCAAGCCAATATCTATTTAGGCAATTATTATTACCTGCAAGCCGAGAAAGACAGAAAGAAACTGGACGACGATTACAGAAAGCTGTCTTCTCCTACACGGATGCAATATGCTCGTTACCGTAACGGTCTGTCCGATTTGGTCATTAATAATTATGCCAAGGCAAAGGCCTATCTGCAACGTGTACTCCAACTCTTTCCTTCCACGGAGGCCGGCAATACATTGAAGAAGATAAGAAAGATAGAGGCGGAGGCGAGATGA
- a CDS encoding restriction endonuclease subunit S domain-containing protein → MDNQKRIYAVLSSMTKKIEIEKMMLEHYIAEKRYLLRQMFI, encoded by the coding sequence TTGGATAATCAAAAGCGTATCTATGCAGTATTGAGTAGCATGACGAAGAAGATAGAGATAGAAAAAATGATGCTTGAACACTATATTGCTGAAAAACGGTATCTGCTCCGCCAAATGTTTATTTGA
- a CDS encoding Panacea domain-containing protein has product MTHFDKQRLTEIVLYILNKTKGLDYYHIFKVIYFANIVHLAKYGCPMVSDVFCALPDGPVPSILYNCVKGDQYCDKELQSMLDDSILKGRDDAYYMLEAKRKFDETYLSKADIEVLDRSISENANLPYGDLRSKSHGKEWERAYAQQGRKVMDVVGMAKDGMASDDMIEYIKETITIEAALS; this is encoded by the coding sequence ATGACACATTTCGACAAACAGAGACTAACTGAAATTGTATTATATATCTTGAACAAGACGAAAGGGTTGGATTATTACCACATCTTCAAGGTCATATATTTTGCCAATATAGTTCATTTGGCGAAGTATGGATGTCCTATGGTGTCTGATGTTTTCTGCGCTTTACCAGATGGGCCAGTTCCTTCTATTCTGTACAATTGTGTAAAAGGAGACCAATACTGCGACAAAGAATTACAGTCCATGCTGGATGATAGTATTTTAAAAGGGAGAGACGATGCCTATTATATGCTTGAAGCAAAACGTAAGTTCGATGAGACATATCTATCAAAAGCTGATATTGAAGTATTAGATAGATCCATCTCTGAAAATGCGAACCTGCCTTATGGTGATTTACGTTCAAAATCACATGGCAAAGAATGGGAACGTGCTTATGCACAGCAAGGTCGCAAAGTAATGGACGTTGTAGGCATGGCAAAAGACGGTATGGCTTCTGATGATATGATAGAGTATATCAAGGAAACTATAACCATAGAAGCAGCGTTATCATGA
- a CDS encoding biotin--[acetyl-CoA-carboxylase] ligase produces the protein MRPCPDTFPFPLVALDETNSTNQYLNTLCNERQEAIAEFTTVVAEYQTAGKGQRGNTWEAEDGKNLLFSFVLYPTFLEARRQFILSQIVSLAIKEELSRWTDEITIKWPNDIYWKDRKICGILIENNLAGHGIARTIAGIGININQELFRSDAPNPVSLKQITGKEHDRHAILAHILQRTEIYYNSLRMENPDTHPAEIATRYARSLYRRRGLHPYEDANGKFLARLLRVEQDGRLVLEDESGRERKYLFKEVQYVI, from the coding sequence ATGAGGCCCTGCCCTGACACCTTCCCGTTCCCATTGGTCGCTTTGGATGAAACGAACTCTACCAACCAATATCTCAATACGCTCTGCAATGAGCGACAGGAGGCGATTGCGGAATTCACGACCGTTGTCGCCGAGTATCAAACAGCCGGGAAAGGCCAGCGCGGCAACACCTGGGAAGCCGAAGACGGCAAGAATCTGCTTTTCAGCTTCGTACTGTATCCCACTTTTTTGGAAGCCCGCCGGCAATTCATCCTCTCGCAAATCGTTTCTCTCGCCATCAAGGAAGAGCTCAGCCGATGGACGGACGAGATTACCATCAAATGGCCGAACGACATCTATTGGAAAGACCGGAAAATCTGCGGCATATTGATAGAGAACAACCTTGCAGGGCACGGCATCGCACGCACCATTGCCGGCATCGGAATCAATATCAATCAGGAGCTCTTCCGCAGCGATGCCCCCAACCCCGTATCATTGAAACAAATCACCGGCAAAGAGCACGACCGGCATGCCATCCTGGCTCATATCCTCCAACGAACAGAAATCTACTACAACAGCCTGCGAATGGAAAATCCCGACACCCATCCGGCCGAGATTGCCACCCGCTATGCCCGTTCCCTCTACCGCCGTCGCGGACTTCATCCCTACGAAGACGCCAATGGCAAATTCCTTGCCCGCCTGCTCCGCGTGGAGCAAGACGGGCGCCTCGTCCTGGAAGACGAAAGCGGTCGGGAACGGAAATACCTGTTTAAAGAAGTGCAATATGTGATATAG
- a CDS encoding MmcQ/YjbR family DNA-binding protein translates to MDIESAREYCLRKKAATEDLPFGDDFLVIRVMGKMFLCINLNTPDRITMKCDPEYALELRERYSAIEGAWHFNKKYWNQVFLDGDADDKLVKHLIDHSYEEVLKNFTKKMRTEYEALP, encoded by the coding sequence ATGGATATAGAAAGTGCGCGCGAATATTGCCTGAGAAAAAAAGCGGCAACGGAGGATTTACCGTTCGGCGATGACTTCCTCGTCATCAGGGTGATGGGGAAGATGTTTCTTTGCATCAACCTCAACACTCCGGACAGAATTACGATGAAGTGCGACCCCGAATATGCGCTCGAACTGCGCGAGCGTTATTCCGCCATTGAAGGGGCTTGGCACTTCAACAAGAAATATTGGAATCAGGTGTTTCTGGACGGAGATGCCGACGATAAGCTGGTGAAGCACCTGATAGACCACTCCTACGAAGAAGTTCTGAAGAATTTCACCAAGAAAATGCGTACCGAATATGAGGCCCTGCCCTGA
- a CDS encoding YraN family protein, with product MAGHNQLGTAGEDAVAEYLKEHGYGILHRNWRKNHLELDIVAAKDDELIIVEVKTRRNTDYIEPQDAVNWQKKRRIVIAADAYIKHFGIDAAVRFDIITAVGQPGAFRIEHIKDAFYPPMFG from the coding sequence ATGGCCGGGCACAATCAGCTTGGCACAGCCGGAGAGGATGCCGTAGCCGAATATCTAAAGGAACACGGCTACGGCATCCTTCATCGCAACTGGCGGAAGAATCATCTGGAACTGGACATTGTTGCCGCCAAAGACGATGAGCTGATCATCGTAGAGGTGAAGACCCGCAGAAATACGGACTATATCGAGCCGCAGGATGCCGTGAACTGGCAGAAGAAGCGTCGCATTGTCATAGCCGCCGACGCCTATATCAAACACTTCGGCATAGATGCCGCCGTTCGCTTCGACATCATTACGGCCGTTGGCCAACCCGGAGCATTCAGGATAGAGCACATCAAGGATGCTTTCTATCCGCCGATGTTCGGATAG
- a CDS encoding S41 family peptidase — translation MKLKHYFIFILFTLTTIGLGSCHDDDDAIQPGITGQSWQEGKAVEITPGEILSVTFNAAAKWTATTNSDWCTILTPSGEKGPSTLKLSTTTGTSEVRTSTISIKVDGYSTINFDVKQNIGEAPATEDMKVNIKVAEYLKANYLWNDEYKTLTLDYTKNYEDFFYESLKSMKTNTLDKKPYKGDDGNTYYRLFSYIRKKNPVTKTRAKLVEKELSYSFGITGITPFGIGKDSVCFVIQGVYPDSPATAADLKRGSIIGKVNNERLNESNWIGKYYALQMPDAISSLTLTEMEIIKGKLKEIKNISLTSDAIYLNPVITSKVAEIDGHKIGYLVYSEFEASFDQELFDAFKKFKAQNVTDLILDLRYNGGGDIMSANLIASCIAAEAAERKVFSSFRYNEERMKKRGNKREEWKFAYPDLYSNLDEKLTEGGLRLNKVYCLVGGGTASSSELVINSLRGIDLEVILIGKTTTGKNVGMEVENFAVEGHVYEVVPITFQSYNAKGFGDYGNGFKPDWNMDEVVPIKVYPDYGTDDEPLYAKAIELITGKIVMTGSTTRGTGKTLKVQKIKAPAIYRPGYNGMLKRYEED, via the coding sequence ATGAAACTGAAACATTATTTTATTTTCATCCTGTTCACATTGACAACAATAGGTCTTGGTTCGTGCCACGATGATGACGACGCCATTCAGCCCGGCATAACCGGCCAAAGCTGGCAAGAAGGAAAGGCGGTAGAAATTACTCCGGGCGAAATATTGTCCGTCACATTCAATGCTGCGGCCAAATGGACGGCTACCACGAACTCTGATTGGTGCACCATACTTACTCCGTCGGGCGAAAAAGGGCCAAGCACGTTGAAGCTTTCAACAACCACCGGCACCTCCGAGGTGCGTACTTCGACCATCAGCATCAAAGTGGACGGATATTCCACCATAAACTTTGATGTAAAGCAAAACATCGGTGAAGCCCCCGCCACAGAAGACATGAAGGTCAATATCAAGGTGGCCGAGTATCTAAAAGCAAACTATCTGTGGAACGATGAATACAAGACATTGACCCTTGACTATACGAAGAATTATGAAGACTTCTTCTATGAGTCTCTGAAGTCCATGAAAACCAACACCTTGGATAAGAAGCCATACAAAGGAGATGATGGGAACACCTACTACAGGCTCTTCTCTTATATTCGAAAGAAAAACCCCGTCACCAAGACCCGTGCCAAGCTGGTGGAAAAAGAACTCAGCTATAGCTTCGGCATCACGGGCATCACTCCTTTCGGTATAGGCAAAGACTCTGTTTGCTTCGTCATACAAGGTGTATATCCCGACTCACCCGCTACGGCCGCAGACCTGAAGCGAGGCTCCATAATCGGCAAGGTAAACAATGAAAGGCTAAACGAAAGCAATTGGATAGGTAAATATTACGCATTGCAGATGCCGGATGCCATTTCATCTCTCACCTTAACGGAAATGGAGATTATAAAAGGAAAGTTGAAAGAAATCAAAAACATCAGTCTGACTTCGGACGCCATATACCTGAACCCCGTAATCACAAGCAAAGTGGCAGAGATAGACGGGCACAAGATAGGCTATTTAGTCTATTCGGAGTTCGAAGCGTCTTTCGACCAAGAACTGTTCGACGCTTTCAAGAAGTTCAAGGCTCAAAACGTCACCGATCTGATTCTGGACTTACGCTACAACGGAGGTGGAGACATCATGTCCGCCAACCTGATAGCAAGCTGTATCGCCGCCGAAGCCGCTGAAAGAAAAGTTTTTTCGAGCTTTCGCTACAATGAAGAAAGAATGAAAAAACGCGGCAACAAACGCGAGGAATGGAAGTTCGCATACCCCGACCTCTATTCCAATCTGGATGAAAAGCTGACAGAGGGCGGCCTCAGGCTGAACAAAGTATACTGCCTCGTGGGAGGAGGTACAGCTTCATCGAGTGAATTGGTAATCAACAGCCTGCGAGGAATCGATTTGGAAGTGATATTGATAGGCAAAACCACCACAGGCAAAAATGTAGGTATGGAAGTGGAAAACTTTGCTGTTGAAGGACACGTCTATGAAGTAGTGCCCATCACATTCCAAAGCTACAACGCCAAAGGATTCGGAGACTACGGGAATGGCTTCAAGCCTGACTGGAACATGGACGAGGTGGTTCCAATCAAAGTATATCCGGATTACGGCACAGACGATGAGCCTCTGTATGCCAAGGCCATCGAATTGATTACCGGAAAGATTGTGATGACGGGTAGCACCACACGCGGCACAGGCAAGACTCTGAAAGTTCAGAAAATCAAAGCTCCCGCCATATACCGCCCGGGCTATAACGGCATGCTGAAAAGATACGAGGAAGACTGA
- a CDS encoding nucleoside deaminase, giving the protein MKQALLEAQKAGERGEVPVGAVVVCKDRIVARAHNLTETLTDVTAHAEMQAITAAAATLGGKYLNECTLYVTVEPCVMCAGAIAWAQVGRLVFGAEDAKRGYLHYAPQALHPKTAVLKGILAEECAGLMKEFFIAKRR; this is encoded by the coding sequence ATGAAGCAGGCGCTTCTTGAAGCGCAAAAGGCCGGTGAGCGGGGAGAGGTTCCCGTGGGGGCTGTAGTGGTATGCAAGGATCGCATCGTGGCCCGTGCACATAACTTGACGGAAACATTGACCGACGTCACGGCTCATGCCGAGATGCAGGCCATCACTGCCGCTGCCGCGACTCTTGGAGGGAAATACCTGAACGAATGTACGCTTTATGTCACGGTGGAACCTTGTGTGATGTGTGCCGGCGCCATCGCTTGGGCGCAAGTGGGACGCTTGGTGTTTGGCGCCGAAGACGCGAAGCGGGGATATCTGCATTATGCGCCGCAAGCATTGCATCCCAAAACGGCAGTGCTGAAAGGAATACTTGCAGAAGAGTGTGCCGGATTGATGAAAGAGTTCTTTATTGCGAAGCGTCGCTGA
- a CDS encoding TonB-dependent receptor plug domain-containing protein, translating into MAQRVGGTDRPSRLDSIQHLSEVVITARQTGHAVIPVQQLSGKELQRLSVHSVADAMRYFAGVQIKDYGGIGGLKTVNVRSLGTNHTGVFYDGVQLGNAQNGQIDLGRFSLDNMEALQLYNGQKSTILQPARDFASASAVYLQTRKPEFAGKDKKDNLNIALKAGSFDTYNPSVLWEHKLSDNLSSQLSTEYMTTSGRYRFRYAKKNGYDTTEVRHNGDVRAFRMETALFGRIPRGEWRAKVYFYNSERGFPGAAVREEPGKFRHQDRQWDTSVFGQGSLRRQFTDRYTLLANVKAAYDYLHYLSDPRLDVTTMYTDNHYRQTEAYFSASHLYDVCEWWSVSLSNDIQYNHLNADLVNFVYPTRWTFLSALSASLHWDRLSAQFSLLHTYAADHTRKSGGAAGDKSKLTPTVAFSYKPFVTSTDQLALRAFYKRIFRMPTFNDLYYTFIGNKELKPEYTTQYDVGLTYGKSRPGRILKRIELQADGYYNEVEDKIVAMPTSNQFRWTMMNFGLCHIWGLDASVKADWRLGKADVSSHVTYTYNKAMDHTDKKSRFYGGQLPYVPWHAFSAIITAAYRQWTANYSFIYTGERYEASANIPENYTKPWYTSDLSLSCSFPFRRWVLRVTAEVNNIFNQQYEVVQCYPMPGTNFKIKLNVII; encoded by the coding sequence ATGGCACAGCGTGTCGGGGGGACGGACAGACCGAGCCGCCTCGACAGTATCCAACATCTATCGGAAGTAGTCATCACCGCCCGGCAGACCGGGCATGCCGTTATCCCCGTACAACAACTCTCGGGCAAGGAGCTTCAACGACTGAGCGTTCACAGCGTGGCCGACGCCATGCGTTACTTCGCAGGTGTACAAATCAAGGACTATGGCGGTATCGGCGGACTGAAAACCGTCAACGTGCGTTCTTTAGGCACCAACCATACGGGAGTTTTCTATGATGGCGTACAACTGGGCAATGCGCAGAACGGTCAGATAGATTTAGGCCGCTTTTCACTCGATAATATGGAGGCTCTGCAACTCTACAACGGGCAAAAGTCCACCATTCTGCAACCCGCCAGAGATTTCGCATCGGCATCGGCCGTCTATCTGCAGACACGCAAGCCCGAATTTGCCGGGAAAGACAAGAAAGATAACCTCAATATTGCACTCAAAGCCGGGTCGTTTGACACCTATAACCCTTCTGTCCTGTGGGAACATAAGCTTTCCGACAACCTCAGCTCCCAGCTCAGCACCGAGTATATGACTACTTCGGGACGCTACCGTTTCCGCTATGCCAAAAAGAACGGATACGATACCACCGAGGTACGCCATAACGGCGATGTGCGTGCTTTTCGTATGGAGACAGCTTTGTTCGGCCGGATTCCCCGCGGCGAGTGGCGTGCCAAGGTTTATTTCTACAACAGCGAACGCGGCTTCCCCGGTGCCGCCGTGCGCGAAGAACCCGGCAAGTTCCGCCATCAAGACCGTCAATGGGACACCTCGGTGTTCGGACAAGGTTCGCTGCGCCGCCAATTCACCGACCGTTATACACTGCTTGCAAATGTCAAAGCGGCTTACGATTACCTGCACTATCTCAGCGACCCGCGGCTGGATGTGACCACGATGTACACCGACAACCATTATCGCCAGACCGAAGCCTACTTCTCGGCCTCGCACCTCTATGATGTATGCGAATGGTGGTCGGTCTCCCTCTCCAACGACATACAGTACAACCATCTTAATGCAGACCTCGTGAACTTTGTCTATCCTACACGGTGGACGTTTCTATCCGCCCTGTCTGCAAGTCTGCATTGGGACAGGCTCTCCGCACAATTCTCGCTGCTCCATACTTATGCCGCCGACCATACCCGCAAGAGCGGCGGGGCGGCCGGCGATAAAAGCAAGCTGACTCCCACCGTGGCATTCAGCTACAAGCCATTCGTCACCTCGACCGACCAACTTGCACTTCGCGCTTTCTACAAACGCATATTCCGCATGCCCACGTTCAACGACCTCTATTATACCTTCATCGGCAACAAGGAATTGAAGCCCGAATACACCACGCAGTACGACGTCGGGCTTACATACGGCAAGTCCCGGCCCGGCCGCATCCTCAAAAGGATAGAGTTGCAAGCCGACGGCTACTACAACGAAGTGGAGGATAAAATCGTGGCTATGCCCACCAGCAACCAGTTCCGCTGGACAATGATGAACTTCGGCTTGTGCCATATTTGGGGACTTGATGCCTCGGTAAAGGCAGACTGGCGCTTGGGAAAGGCCGATGTGTCTTCTCACGTCACATACACTTACAACAAGGCGATGGACCATACGGACAAGAAAAGCCGCTTCTACGGCGGACAATTGCCCTACGTCCCGTGGCATGCCTTTTCGGCCATCATCACCGCCGCCTATCGCCAATGGACGGCCAATTACAGCTTCATCTACACCGGCGAGCGCTACGAGGCGAGCGCCAACATTCCGGAGAATTACACCAAGCCGTGGTATACCAGCGACCTGTCGCTGTCGTGCAGTTTCCCTTTCCGCAGGTGGGTGTTACGAGTTACGGCCGAAGTCAATAATATCTTCAATCAGCAATACGAAGTGGTGCAGTGCTATCCCATGCCGGGTACTAACTTCAAGATAAAACTGAACGTCATCATATAA
- a CDS encoding YncE family protein, with translation MEKLLRYFLFCFALSLSVSACRSDDENIIPHQEEQVEPSPEDLSTDIKGFFLLNEGNMGSNKCTLDYYDALTGKYIRNIYAQANPGVVQELGDVGNDIQIYDGKIWAVINCSHFVEVMNQTDARHITQISIPNCRYITFSGRYAYVSSYAGPVQLDPNARLGYVAKIDIDRLAVVDTCNVGYQPDELVVYDGRLYVANSGGYRFPNYDRTVSVIDLQTFRVVNTIDVAINLHRLEVDRQGYIWVSSRGDYYGVHSKTYVIDPRTDTVCDALDVANTEMTLSGDSLYIYGTEWSYVTNSWTFSYAIIDTRSRDIVTRRFITDNTERRIKMPYGIAVNPDTHEFYITDAGNYVSPGDLYCFTPDGCKKWSVRTGDIPAHFAFTKKKLHY, from the coding sequence ATGGAGAAACTCTTAAGGTATTTTCTGTTTTGCTTTGCACTCAGCCTGTCAGTATCTGCCTGCCGCAGCGACGACGAGAACATCATCCCTCATCAGGAGGAGCAGGTGGAGCCCTCGCCGGAGGATCTAAGCACCGACATTAAAGGGTTCTTCCTGCTCAACGAGGGGAACATGGGATCGAACAAGTGCACCCTCGACTACTACGACGCCTTGACGGGCAAGTACATCCGCAATATTTATGCGCAAGCCAATCCGGGTGTGGTGCAAGAGTTGGGCGACGTGGGCAACGACATACAGATTTACGACGGCAAGATATGGGCGGTCATCAACTGCTCTCACTTCGTGGAGGTGATGAACCAGACCGATGCGCGGCACATCACTCAAATCTCCATTCCCAACTGCCGCTACATCACCTTTTCCGGCCGTTATGCTTATGTCAGTTCTTACGCCGGCCCCGTGCAGTTAGACCCCAATGCCCGCTTGGGATACGTGGCCAAGATAGACATCGACCGCCTGGCTGTTGTAGATACTTGCAACGTGGGGTATCAACCCGATGAACTGGTGGTTTACGACGGCCGGCTCTACGTGGCCAACTCGGGCGGTTACCGCTTCCCCAACTACGACCGCACCGTGTCTGTCATCGACTTGCAGACTTTCCGCGTCGTCAACACCATCGATGTGGCCATCAACCTTCATCGGTTAGAGGTAGACCGGCAGGGCTACATCTGGGTTTCATCGCGAGGCGACTACTATGGTGTACATTCCAAGACCTACGTCATCGACCCGCGTACCGATACCGTTTGCGATGCTCTCGACGTGGCGAACACCGAAATGACCCTGTCGGGCGACTCCCTCTATATCTACGGAACGGAATGGAGCTACGTCACCAATTCGTGGACTTTCAGCTATGCCATTATCGATACCCGAAGCCGGGATATCGTCACCCGTCGCTTTATCACGGACAATACGGAACGAAGAATCAAGATGCCCTACGGCATAGCTGTCAACCCCGATACGCACGAGTTCTATATCACCGATGCCGGCAATTACGTATCTCCGGGAGACCTTTATTGCTTTACTCCCGACGGGTGTAAGAAATGGAGTGTCCGCACGGGCGACATACCTGCACACTTCGCCTTTACAAAGAAGAAACTTCATTATTAA
- a CDS encoding PKD-like domain-containing protein encodes MKKLMNLGCAMCIIAFAFTACSKDDPEPLSIGLAAQYETLNCKVLDIKPTIANGTAAKYKWSCGDSIYSTDDVFTFITAEVGKKDFVLTVTDAEEKVYTANFAINVTDGGYKNIQTSVIEYDPAPYEFINTYVIKNRNKAAVIKELNDMLKAGKMFKEIDMERASRRGLPIGSMGGSAVLGFDHTIVNVPGEDDFKMEALPDTGLSGVVYVAYDKNKNSLPDEDEWYELKGDNYGKEKVENPNAFVTYSSVVYDQDWNEFEIHYKDDLEKQPLMVGEACFPGYDDQGNFMKDSGWRELPFTINYKRVFANEDRKGYVCNFKNAFNIENAVDQKGNSVNLPGIDFIKIVAGGFVFNEGTLPGIAVRDIYDCHLTK; translated from the coding sequence ATGAAGAAGTTAATGAATTTAGGCTGTGCAATGTGCATTATTGCTTTCGCATTCACAGCGTGTAGCAAGGATGATCCGGAGCCTTTAAGCATCGGTTTGGCGGCACAGTATGAAACGCTCAACTGCAAGGTGCTGGATATTAAGCCGACCATTGCCAACGGCACGGCCGCCAAGTACAAATGGAGCTGTGGAGACTCTATCTACAGCACGGATGACGTCTTTACCTTTATCACAGCGGAAGTGGGAAAGAAAGACTTCGTGCTCACCGTGACCGATGCCGAAGAGAAGGTTTACACCGCCAATTTCGCCATTAATGTGACGGACGGAGGATATAAGAATATACAGACCTCCGTTATAGAATATGACCCGGCACCGTATGAGTTTATCAATACTTACGTGATTAAGAACAGGAACAAAGCTGCAGTAATAAAGGAGTTGAACGATATGCTGAAAGCCGGTAAGATGTTTAAGGAGATCGATATGGAAAGGGCATCCCGCAGAGGGCTTCCGATAGGGAGCATGGGCGGTTCTGCCGTACTGGGCTTCGACCACACGATTGTCAATGTGCCTGGCGAGGACGATTTCAAGATGGAAGCATTGCCGGATACCGGTCTGTCAGGTGTGGTATATGTGGCTTACGATAAGAATAAAAATAGCCTGCCCGATGAGGATGAGTGGTATGAGCTGAAAGGCGACAACTATGGTAAAGAAAAGGTGGAAAACCCGAATGCCTTCGTCACCTATTCATCCGTGGTTTATGATCAGGACTGGAACGAGTTTGAGATCCATTATAAGGATGATTTGGAAAAACAGCCCTTAATGGTAGGGGAGGCTTGTTTTCCCGGTTACGACGATCAGGGTAATTTCATGAAAGATTCCGGATGGAGAGAACTTCCATTCACGATTAATTATAAAAGAGTTTTTGCCAATGAGGATAGAAAAGGGTATGTGTGCAATTTTAAGAACGCATTCAATATAGAAAACGCGGTGGATCAAAAGGGAAATAGCGTGAATCTGCCGGGTATCGACTTTATCAAGATTGTTGCCGGAGGCTTTGTTTTTAATGAAGGTACTCTTCCCGGTATAGCTGTTAGGGATATATATGACTGTCATTTAACCAAATGA
- a CDS encoding PKD-like domain-containing protein encodes MRIKLFVLSVMALAFAGCSKDDPEPLTIGLQAQYETPNCKVLDIKPTIANGTAAKYKWSCGDSIYSTDEVFTFITAEVGKKDFVLTVTDAEEKVYTANFAINVTDGGYKNIQTSVIEYDPAPYRHINTYVIKNRDKATVMKELNDMLKAGKKLEEINIHNGYRRGLPIGYMGGSAVLGFDHTVVNVPGKNDFKIGASPDTDITGVVYVAYDKNKNGMPDEDEWYELKGDSYGQEKYEYPNSYTKYSAPYDFSEYGYMKLDIEDSFGISGTTRILRGFPGYDDQGKYMEGSGWRKPPFTLYYKAVDVNDDHLGYICDAINFFNIENAIDKNGKSVILPGIDFVKVVAGGYHIKASIIGLTLRDIYDCHLTK; translated from the coding sequence ATGAGAATAAAATTGTTTGTATTGAGTGTAATGGCTTTGGCCTTTGCAGGTTGCAGCAAGGATGATCCGGAGCCTCTGACTATCGGTTTGCAGGCACAGTATGAAACGCCCAACTGCAAGGTGCTGGATATTAAGCCGACGATTGCCAACGGCACGGCCGCCAAGTACAAATGGAGCTGTGGAGACTCTATCTACAGCACGGATGAAGTCTTTACCTTTATCACAGCGGAAGTGGGAAAGAAAGACTTCGTGCTCACCGTGACCGATGCCGAAGAGAAGGTTTACACCGCCAATTTCGCCATTAATGTGACGGACGGTGGATATAAGAATATACAGACATCCGTTATAGAATACGACCCGGCACCATATAGGCATATCAATACTTATGTGATTAAGAACAGAGATAAGGCCACGGTGATGAAGGAACTGAACGATATGCTGAAAGCCGGTAAGAAGTTGGAAGAAATCAATATCCACAACGGCTACCGCAGAGGTCTTCCGATAGGCTATATGGGCGGTTCTGCCGTATTGGGGTTCGACCATACGGTTGTCAATGTACCGGGTAAAAACGATTTCAAAATAGGAGCATCACCGGATACCGATATAACAGGCGTGGTGTATGTAGCTTACGACAAAAACAAAAACGGGATGCCCGATGAAGATGAGTGGTATGAACTGAAAGGGGATAGTTATGGTCAAGAAAAATATGAGTATCCGAATTCATACACCAAATATTCTGCCCCTTATGATTTTAGTGAGTATGGATATATGAAACTCGATATTGAAGACAGTTTTGGAATAAGCGGTACTACTCGCATTTTACGAGGTTTCCCCGGATATGATGATCAGGGTAAGTATATGGAAGGTTCAGGGTGGAGAAAACCACCATTCACCCTTTATTACAAGGCAGTAGATGTCAATGATGACCATTTGGGGTATATATGTGATGCTATTAATTTCTTTAATATAGAAAACGCAATAGACAAAAATGGGAAGAGCGTGATTTTGCCGGGTATCGACTTTGTCAAAGTTGTTGCCGGAGGTTATCATATCAAAGCTTCTATTATCGGTCTAACTTTAAGGGATATTTATGATTGTCATTTAACCAAATGA